The Candidatus Flexicrinis proximus sequence GATGCCGTTCTTGGCCGCGCTGTTCGTCACGTACGGGGTGCTCCGGCGCCGGAAGTGGTCATACTGGCCGATGATCGTGTGCATGACGATCGCCACGGCGGCCTCGATCTTCATCTTCGTGCGGTCCGAGCTGCGGTCGATCGAATGGCTGATTATCGCGCTGGGCTGCGCCATCGCCGTGTGGCAGTTCCTCAAAAACCCGAGCATCCGGCGGTGGCTGAACGTGAGTGCCAGCGATTAGCGGATAGCGGTTAAGGGCAGCGGTGAAAGAAAAAGCCCCTCTCGCGGTGAGAGGGGCTTTGGGTAGTGGAGCAAGGCCATTAAGCGGGAGAAGGTTTATCAAGAGCGCCTAGGAATGCAACGGCCGTCCAAATTGGAATGCTCTGAAATTTCTTCAACACAAGCAAATCGTTATCACCGCTGACGATGGCGTCGGCTTTACCGCTTATCGCGCAGGCCAGCACCTCGTCATCATCCTCGTCTCGACTGGCGGGTTCCGCAAGCGGTTCGGTCTCAATAATCTTCACAAGATCGCGATGCAAGGCGACGACTTCTTGTACTGTAAAACCCAATGCTGTGAAACGGGCTATAAACTTCTCTTTTGAGAGCGCGTCTTCCAATTCGGCAATCAATGCTTCGGAGGAAAGCAGAATCGCACGACCTGCCCGAATAGCCTGCATTGCTTGATGGGGCGGGCCGTGCCAGAATAGGGCGGACACGACGGTGTTGGTATCGAATACAACACGCATACCCTAACCGTTGCGGCGCGCGCGACGATTGCGCTTCCACTCGTTCAGTTCTGCATCGATTTCCGCTTGCGTCATTTTCGGCTCAAGCGCTGCGAGGGATTCCATCATCCCGAAGTACTTATCCACTCTCTGGCGGCGTTCGAGTTCAGCTTGAAGCAACTGAGAGATCTGTGCGCTTGTGAGGATACCGGCTGCCTCGGCCTCACTCACAACGTCGTCAGGGAGTTCTAGCGTAATTTGAGTCATTGCGGTTCCTCCTCATCCATAAAGTATACACACAAAAAAGCCCCTCTCGCGGGGAGAGGGGCTTTCGATGTGAAACGAAGTGCGTGGGTTCGGCTTAGAAGTCGCCCATGCCGCCGCCCGGAGGCATCTGCGGAGCGGGATTGTCTTCCTTGATGTCGGTGATGAGCGCCTCGGTGGTCAGGATCATGCTGGCGATGCTGGCCGCGTTGGCAACCGCGCTGCGGGTGACCTTGGCCGGATCGGGGATGCCCGCTTCGATCATGTCCACATAGTCGTTGGTCACGACGTTGTAGCCGATACGCAGGTTGTTCTTTTCCTTCTGCAGGCGGCGGACTTCCTGAATGATGACCGCGCCGTCTTCGCCGGCATTGCTGGCGATCTTCTTCATCGGCACTTCCAGCGCCTTGCGCAGGATGTTCACGCCGGTGTTCTCGTCGTCGTTGCCCAGCTTGAAGCCTTCGAGCGACTTGACCGCGTTGATCAGCGCCACGCCGCCGCCGGGGACGATGCCCTCTTCAACCGCCGCGCGGGTCGCGCCCAGCGCGTCCTCGACACGGTGCTTCTTTTCCTTCAGCTCGGTCTCGGTGGCCGCGCCGACGCGGATGATTGCCACACCGCCGGACAGCTTCGCCAG is a genomic window containing:
- a CDS encoding putative toxin-antitoxin system toxin component, PIN family yields the protein MRVVFDTNTVVSALFWHGPPHQAMQAIRAGRAILLSSEALIAELEDALSKEKFIARFTALGFTVQEVVALHRDLVKIIETEPLAEPASRDEDDDEVLACAISGKADAIVSGDNDLLVLKKFQSIPIWTAVAFLGALDKPSPA